The following coding sequences lie in one Benincasa hispida cultivar B227 chromosome 6, ASM972705v1, whole genome shotgun sequence genomic window:
- the LOC120079567 gene encoding early nodulin-93-like, whose protein sequence is MAKNVAQAFLERKNLASHDPKVAMAKRCAKEGVIAGAKAAAIASIATAIPTLASVRMLPWAKANLNHTAQALIISTVAGAAYFIVADKTVLATARRNSFKQKPNTEAYEFN, encoded by the exons ATGGCGAAGAATGTGGCTCAGGCCTTTCTCGAGAGGAAAAATCTGGCCTCGCATGACCCTAAAGTGGCAATGGCAAAGCGGTGTGCTAAAG AGGGTGTGATAGCAGGAGCAAAAGCAGCTGCTATTGCAAGTATTGCCACTGCCATTCCCACT TTGGCCAGTGTGAGGATGCTGCCATGGGCTAAAGCTAATCTAAATCACACAGCTCAAGCTCTCATCATTTCCACAG TGGCTGGAGCAGCGTACTTCATAGTGGCTGACAAGACGGTTCTAGCAACAGCAAGAAGAAACTCCTTCAAGCAAAAACCCAACACTGAAGCATATGAATTCAATTGA